A single region of the Blattabacterium cuenoti genome encodes:
- the rsmI gene encoding 16S rRNA (cytidine(1402)-2'-O)-methyltransferase — MLYIVPTPIGNLEDFTFRGVRILKEVDLILVESYKVSKKLLDFYNIKNKIKKYHIYNEHKICCNLINEIKKGKKLALISNAGTPSISDPGFLLIKYCIQSSITIECLPGPTAIIPALVISGLSIHEFTFIGFLPKKKRKIKLKKLSKESRTIVLYESPHRLLRTLNDIKYFFGLKRNIVICKEISKIFQFISRGNIEEIIFFYKNVKKILGEYTIIIDKYYS, encoded by the coding sequence ATGTTATATATAGTACCTACTCCTATAGGAAATTTAGAAGATTTTACTTTTAGAGGAGTAAGAATATTAAAAGAAGTAGATTTAATTTTAGTAGAAAGTTATAAAGTTTCTAAAAAACTATTAGATTTTTATAATATTAAAAATAAAATAAAAAAATATCATATTTATAATGAACATAAAATATGTTGTAATCTAATAAATGAAATTAAAAAAGGAAAAAAATTAGCATTAATATCTAATGCTGGTACCCCAAGTATCTCAGATCCAGGATTTTTATTAATTAAATATTGTATTCAATCTTCAATTACTATAGAATGTTTACCTGGACCGACCGCTATAATTCCAGCATTAGTTATTTCAGGATTATCTATTCATGAGTTTACTTTTATTGGATTTTTACCTAAAAAAAAAAGAAAAATTAAATTAAAAAAATTATCTAAAGAAAGTAGAACTATTGTTTTATACGAATCTCCTCATAGATTATTGCGAACATTAAATGATATAAAATATTTTTTTGGATTAAAAAGAAATATTGTTATATGTAAAGAAATATCAAAAATTTTTCAATTTATTTCAAGAGGGAATATAGAAGAAATAATTTTTTTTTATAAAAACGTAAAAAAAATATTGGGAGAATACACCATTATTATTGATAAGTATTATTCTTAA
- the topA gene encoding type I DNA topoisomerase — protein MNENLVIVESPTKASTIQIFLGKNYHVVSSYGHLIDLPEKKIGIEIKNNFKPNYVILSKKKKIVQNLKILIKNYKIIWLASDEDREGEAIAYQIYKTFNIPSNKYRRIFFHEITKKAIYHAIKNPRLIDYNLVYAQQARRILDRLVGFQLSPILWKKINAGLSAGRVQSAAVRLIVEREQKIKELKSIPIYKIYGTFINDKKMIFNAKLEKEIENKKKVKNILLSCINTTFSVKNIFSKNEKKSPPPPFTTSSLQQEACNKLKYSISKTMFLAQKLYEKGFITYIRTDSNTLSNDILLEIKDYILSLYGKKYFFLRKFYKKNKFLKEAHEAIRPTIINYNKNYLESLDIFQKHLYKLIWERTIIGQMTDTVIEKKNFYIQSSHLEYSFIYTKKTILFDGFMKITNKDKKCNDLEIKQGSFLKKEKIIAKQVFLNNIYRYNEASLVKNLEKLGIGRPSTYVPIVSTIQKRNYVSIQKIIKKIRICENFILKGNFISEKNDQIIEIEKNKFIPTEIGILTTNFLKKNFKKIVDYDFTASLEKNFDEIAKGKQSWIEIIKNFYEEFYKKIEYVKKYVNKIHKERFLGIDPKSNKKIFAKIARFGPIIQMGEFKDKDKPKFSPLLNSQKIDTISLSEALKIIDLPKSLGFFKKEEILLKINKYNIYIKYNKKFFPIDKKIFFNSNPLNLDKAIDIIKNS, from the coding sequence ATGAATGAAAATTTAGTAATTGTAGAATCACCTACTAAAGCTTCTACCATACAAATATTTTTAGGAAAAAATTATCATGTAGTATCTAGTTATGGACATCTTATAGATTTACCAGAAAAAAAAATAGGAATAGAAATTAAAAATAATTTTAAACCTAATTACGTAATATTATCTAAAAAAAAGAAAATAGTTCAAAATCTTAAAATATTAATAAAAAATTATAAAATTATTTGGTTAGCCTCGGATGAGGATCGTGAAGGAGAAGCTATTGCTTATCAAATTTATAAAACATTTAATATCCCTTCTAATAAATATAGAAGAATTTTTTTTCATGAAATTACAAAAAAAGCAATTTATCATGCTATAAAAAATCCAAGACTAATTGATTATAATTTAGTTTATGCTCAACAAGCAAGAAGAATTTTAGATAGATTAGTTGGATTTCAATTATCTCCTATTTTATGGAAAAAAATAAATGCAGGTCTTTCTGCAGGTAGAGTACAGTCTGCAGCAGTAAGACTTATAGTAGAAAGAGAACAAAAAATTAAAGAATTGAAATCTATTCCTATTTATAAAATATATGGAACTTTTATAAATGATAAAAAAATGATTTTTAATGCAAAATTAGAAAAAGAAATAGAAAATAAAAAAAAAGTAAAAAATATTTTATTATCATGTATAAATACTACTTTTTCAGTAAAAAATATTTTTTCAAAAAATGAAAAAAAAAGTCCTCCTCCACCATTTACAACTTCTTCATTGCAACAAGAAGCTTGTAATAAATTAAAATATTCTATATCAAAAACTATGTTTTTAGCTCAAAAATTATACGAAAAAGGATTTATAACATATATTCGTACAGATAGTAATACATTATCAAATGATATTTTATTAGAAATAAAAGATTATATATTATCCTTATATGGTAAAAAATATTTTTTTTTAAGAAAATTTTATAAAAAAAATAAATTTCTTAAAGAAGCTCATGAAGCTATTCGCCCTACTATAATTAATTATAATAAAAATTATCTTGAATCTTTAGATATTTTTCAAAAACATCTTTATAAACTTATATGGGAACGTACTATCATTGGACAAATGACAGATACTGTAATTGAAAAAAAAAATTTTTATATTCAATCTTCTCATTTAGAGTATTCTTTCATTTATACAAAAAAAACTATTTTATTTGATGGATTTATGAAAATTACAAATAAAGATAAAAAATGTAATGATTTAGAAATCAAACAAGGTTCTTTTTTAAAAAAAGAAAAAATTATAGCTAAACAAGTTTTTTTAAATAATATATATAGATATAATGAAGCATCTTTAGTAAAAAACTTAGAAAAATTAGGAATAGGAAGACCTTCTACTTATGTTCCTATAGTATCTACTATTCAAAAAAGAAATTATGTAAGTATACAAAAAATTATAAAAAAAATAAGAATATGTGAAAATTTTATTTTAAAAGGAAATTTTATATCGGAAAAAAATGATCAAATTATTGAAATAGAAAAAAATAAATTTATTCCTACGGAAATAGGAATTTTAACCACTAATTTTTTAAAAAAAAATTTTAAAAAAATAGTAGATTATGATTTTACGGCAAGTTTAGAAAAAAATTTTGATGAAATAGCTAAAGGAAAACAATCTTGGATTGAAATAATTAAGAATTTTTATGAAGAATTTTATAAAAAAATAGAATATGTAAAAAAATATGTTAATAAAATTCATAAAGAACGTTTTCTTGGAATAGACCCTAAATCTAATAAAAAAATTTTTGCAAAAATTGCTAGATTTGGCCCTATCATTCAAATGGGGGAATTTAAGGATAAAGATAAACCTAAATTTTCTCCTTTATTAAATAGTCAAAAAATAGACACAATTTCTCTTTCAGAAGCTTTAAAAATTATTGATTTACCAAAATCATTAGGATTTTTTAAAAAAGAAGAAATTTTATTAAAAATAAATAAATATAATATATATATAAAATATAATAAAAAATTTTTTCCAATTGATAAAAAAATTTTTTTTAATTCTAATCCATTAAATTTAGATAAAGCTATTGATATAATAAAAAATAGTTAA
- the rpsA gene encoding 30S ribosomal protein S1, translating into MSSQTEEIKRKVSPLSLSNKDNEKEKCNDHGKIKSSFDWTKYDTHLNNDIQEYRKKFEILYTKTLPNIQELEIYKGVVTHITDKTIIVDIGFKAEGAIPISEFREDFTIKVGIEIEVMVVKMDYKGQCILSYQKAKMLRNWQHINDAYEKSEVILGYVVARTKGGLIVEIFDIECFLPGSHINVKPVRDYDTYVGKTMEVKVVKINKKTKNVVVSHKVLIERDIEEQRKEMISKLDKGQVLEGKIKNILPYGAFVDLGGVDALLHITDMSWPHINHPTEVVQLEQELKFVVLGVDKDKNRVQLGLKQLQPHPWNSLNENLKVGSRVKGKVSVLADYGAFVEIIPGVEALLHISEMSWATDLSSTQDFVQIGDELEAIILTIDRQERKMSLSVKQLTKDPWINIQYKYPIGSKHIGIVKKFTNFGFFLELEKGITGIVYTNDLSWIKKIKYSSEFCNINDELEVIVLTLDPKTRRLNLGHKQLTENPWKKYEEIYYVGSIHNGMIINLFDKGATVKLDKKIEAFAPLRFLDKKDGTTIKKGEKINFKVIEFNKETKKIVVSHTSIYRDKDQRKEQRVRNRKLERSTLGDIEGLAKLKEQIEKEKNK; encoded by the coding sequence ATGTCTAGTCAAACCGAAGAAATAAAAAGAAAAGTATCCCCTTTATCTTTATCTAATAAAGATAATGAAAAAGAAAAATGTAATGATCATGGAAAAATAAAAAGTAGTTTCGATTGGACGAAATACGATACTCATTTAAATAATGATATACAGGAATATAGAAAAAAATTTGAAATTTTATACACAAAAACTTTACCAAATATTCAAGAATTAGAAATATATAAAGGAGTAGTTACACATATTACTGATAAAACTATTATTGTCGATATTGGATTTAAAGCAGAAGGAGCTATTCCTATAAGTGAATTTAGAGAAGATTTTACCATTAAAGTTGGCATTGAAATAGAAGTAATGGTAGTAAAAATGGATTATAAAGGACAATGTATTCTTTCTTATCAAAAAGCAAAAATGCTTAGAAATTGGCAACATATTAATGATGCATATGAAAAATCAGAGGTTATATTGGGTTATGTAGTTGCTAGAACAAAAGGAGGATTAATTGTTGAAATATTTGATATTGAATGTTTTTTACCTGGATCACATATCAACGTAAAACCTGTTAGGGATTATGATACCTATGTAGGAAAAACTATGGAAGTAAAAGTGGTAAAAATCAATAAAAAAACGAAAAATGTTGTTGTTTCTCATAAAGTATTAATAGAAAGAGATATTGAAGAACAGAGAAAAGAAATGATATCAAAATTGGATAAAGGTCAAGTATTAGAAGGAAAAATAAAAAACATTCTTCCTTATGGAGCTTTTGTTGATTTAGGAGGAGTTGATGCTCTGCTTCATATAACGGATATGAGTTGGCCACACATAAATCATCCTACAGAAGTAGTTCAATTGGAACAGGAATTAAAATTTGTTGTATTAGGGGTAGATAAGGATAAAAATCGTGTACAATTGGGGTTAAAACAATTGCAACCTCATCCTTGGAATTCTTTAAACGAAAATTTAAAAGTAGGGAGTAGAGTTAAAGGAAAAGTAAGTGTTTTGGCAGATTATGGAGCATTTGTAGAAATCATACCAGGAGTAGAAGCGTTATTACATATTAGTGAAATGTCTTGGGCTACTGATTTATCGTCTACTCAAGATTTTGTACAAATAGGGGATGAATTAGAGGCAATTATTTTAACTATAGATAGACAAGAAAGAAAAATGTCATTAAGTGTGAAGCAGCTAACTAAAGATCCTTGGATAAATATCCAATATAAATATCCAATAGGATCAAAACATATTGGAATTGTAAAAAAATTTACAAATTTTGGTTTTTTTTTAGAATTAGAAAAAGGTATAACTGGAATTGTTTATACTAACGATTTATCATGGATAAAAAAAATAAAATATTCTTCTGAATTTTGTAATATAAATGATGAATTAGAAGTTATTGTCCTTACTTTAGATCCTAAAACAAGAAGATTAAATTTAGGACATAAACAATTAACGGAAAATCCATGGAAAAAATATGAAGAAATTTATTATGTAGGAAGTATTCATAATGGGATGATAATAAATTTATTTGACAAAGGTGCTACTGTAAAATTAGATAAAAAAATAGAAGCTTTTGCTCCATTACGTTTTTTAGATAAAAAAGATGGAACTACTATTAAAAAAGGAGAAAAAATTAATTTTAAAGTAATAGAGTTTAATAAAGAAACTAAAAAAATTGTAGTTTCTCATACATCTATTTATCGTGATAAAGATCAAAGAAAAGAACAACGTGTAAGAAATAGAAAATTAGAGAGATCTACTCTTGGGGATATAGAAGGATTAGCTAAACTAAAAGAACAAATAGAAAAAGAAAAAAATAAATAG
- a CDS encoding ribonucleoside-diphosphate reductase subunit alpha yields the protein METHPIAEKEGWKVDKDFPVWANNELYLTTIKGGYLLDGETPFEAYKRLAKNAAKILKKPKIEVEFFNIFWKGWLIPSTPVMVNLGTEKGLPISCFSGRIGDSMYEIYRKNLEMAILSKHGGGTSYDFSLVRPIGSPIKNGTLGTSDGIIPFIKSYDSAIIASKQGRTRRGAVAIYLNIEHKEYPEFLKIREPKGDINRQCHNVHQGVIISNTFMEKVLKKNGKERTLWVNTLKERVQTGEPYLFFKDNANKNIPENWKKYGLKIHQSNLCSEIMLPTDENHTLVCCLSSLNLYKYVEWKNTNTVFYAILFLDAVLQEFIDKGKNMRGIEDAVRFAEKSRALGLGALGWHSYLQSNMIPFISVQSEILTHNIFSNIQLESQKATKYLAKEYGESEWNIGTGKRNLTLMAIAPNRSSAKLAGGLSQGVEPLAANIYVDDDAKGMHIRKNPYLENILIKNGYNIPEVWEQIANEKGSCLGLSSLSEEQKNVFKCFKEINQLELIKQASIRQKYIDQGQSINLSFHQNIPAKYINKVHLEAWKIGLKSLYYYRSESILRADTKNRDLYSESLL from the coding sequence ATGGAAACACACCCTATTGCAGAAAAAGAAGGATGGAAAGTAGATAAAGATTTTCCTGTTTGGGCTAATAATGAATTATATTTGACTACAATTAAAGGTGGATATTTATTAGATGGAGAAACTCCTTTTGAAGCATATAAAAGATTGGCAAAAAATGCAGCAAAAATACTTAAAAAGCCTAAAATAGAAGTAGAATTTTTTAATATTTTTTGGAAAGGATGGCTTATTCCTTCTACTCCAGTTATGGTTAATTTAGGTACAGAAAAAGGATTGCCTATTAGTTGTTTTTCAGGAAGAATTGGCGATAGTATGTATGAAATATATAGAAAAAATTTAGAAATGGCTATTCTTAGTAAACATGGTGGAGGAACGTCATATGATTTTAGTTTAGTTAGACCTATAGGGAGTCCTATAAAAAATGGTACATTAGGAACTTCTGATGGAATTATTCCTTTTATTAAATCATATGATAGTGCAATAATAGCTAGTAAACAAGGTAGAACTAGAAGGGGTGCTGTCGCTATTTATTTAAATATAGAACATAAAGAGTATCCAGAATTTTTAAAAATAAGAGAACCTAAAGGGGATATTAATCGTCAATGTCACAATGTTCATCAAGGGGTTATAATTTCTAATACTTTTATGGAAAAAGTATTGAAAAAAAATGGGAAAGAACGGACTTTGTGGGTAAATACTCTTAAAGAACGTGTTCAAACTGGAGAACCATATCTTTTTTTTAAAGATAATGCTAATAAAAATATTCCAGAAAATTGGAAAAAATACGGATTAAAAATACACCAAAGTAATCTTTGTTCAGAAATTATGTTACCAACAGATGAGAATCATACTCTTGTATGTTGTCTTTCGTCTTTGAATTTGTATAAATATGTAGAATGGAAAAATACAAATACTGTTTTTTATGCTATTTTATTTCTTGATGCTGTTTTACAAGAATTTATTGATAAAGGAAAAAATATGCGAGGAATAGAAGATGCAGTTCGTTTTGCAGAAAAAAGCAGAGCTTTAGGTTTGGGAGCTTTGGGTTGGCATTCGTATTTGCAATCAAATATGATTCCTTTTATATCTGTACAATCTGAAATATTAACACATAATATATTTAGTAATATACAATTAGAATCTCAAAAAGCTACTAAATATTTAGCTAAAGAATATGGAGAATCTGAGTGGAATATAGGAACGGGAAAAAGAAATCTAACATTAATGGCAATAGCGCCTAATAGAAGTTCTGCTAAATTAGCTGGTGGTCTTTCTCAAGGAGTAGAACCTTTAGCTGCAAATATTTATGTAGATGATGACGCAAAAGGAATGCATATTAGAAAAAATCCTTATTTGGAAAATATACTTATAAAAAATGGATATAATATACCAGAAGTTTGGGAGCAAATAGCTAATGAAAAAGGATCTTGTCTTGGATTATCTTCTCTTAGCGAAGAACAGAAAAATGTATTTAAATGTTTCAAAGAAATTAATCAATTGGAATTAATAAAACAAGCTAGTATACGACAAAAATATATTGATCAAGGACAGAGTATAAATCTTTCCTTTCATCAAAATATTCCCGCTAAATATATAAATAAAGTACATCTTGAAGCTTGGAAAATAGGATTAAAAAGTCTTTATTATTATAGAAGTGAAAGTATTCTTCGTGCAGATACAAAAAATAGAGATTTATATTCAGAAAGTTTACTTTAA
- a CDS encoding aspartate-semialdehyde dehydrogenase encodes MKLGIVGVTGMVGRVMIDVLEKKNFPLKKLYLSASEASIGKKIFFKKKIYKVISVHDLLLKKPDIVLFSAGSNVSKKWATKFAEIGSTVIDNSSAWRMDPNKKLIIPEINASLLKKEDKIIANPNCSTIQLVMVLFPLHVEYHINRVIISTYQSVTGTGKKAVDQLNQEKEKKISDKKIYPHPIYQNVLPHCDLFMENGYTIEEMKLIRETKKIINNKNISITATAVRVPVIGGHSESVNITFKKKPNINHIHKILLKIKGIVIQDIPKKNIYPMPLYAHGKDEVFVGRIRKDFSFLNSINIWIVADNLRKGAATNAIQIAEYLINKKLN; translated from the coding sequence ATGAAATTAGGTATAGTAGGTGTAACAGGTATGGTAGGACGTGTAATGATCGATGTTTTAGAAAAAAAAAATTTTCCATTAAAAAAATTGTATCTTTCTGCTTCTGAAGCATCTATTGGAAAAAAAATTTTTTTTAAAAAAAAAATATATAAAGTTATTAGTGTTCATGATTTACTTTTAAAAAAACCCGATATTGTTTTATTTTCTGCAGGATCAAATGTATCAAAAAAATGGGCTACAAAGTTTGCAGAAATAGGATCTACTGTAATAGATAATTCTTCTGCATGGAGAATGGATCCTAATAAAAAATTAATTATTCCTGAAATTAATGCTTCTCTTCTAAAAAAAGAGGATAAAATTATAGCCAATCCTAATTGTTCTACAATACAATTAGTAATGGTTTTATTTCCATTACATGTAGAATACCATATTAATAGAGTAATTATATCTACTTATCAATCAGTAACAGGAACTGGAAAAAAAGCTGTAGATCAATTAAATCAAGAAAAAGAAAAAAAAATTTCTGATAAAAAAATATATCCACATCCTATTTATCAAAATGTTTTACCTCATTGTGATCTTTTTATGGAAAATGGTTATACAATAGAGGAAATGAAATTAATTAGGGAAACAAAAAAAATAATAAATAATAAAAATATATCTATTACTGCTACAGCAGTTCGTGTTCCTGTTATAGGAGGACATTCAGAAAGTGTAAATATAACATTTAAAAAAAAACCTAATATTAATCATATACATAAAATATTATTGAAAATAAAAGGAATAGTGATTCAAGATATACCAAAAAAAAATATTTATCCAATGCCATTATATGCACATGGAAAAGATGAAGTTTTTGTTGGTAGAATACGAAAAGATTTTTCCTTTTTAAATTCTATTAATATTTGGATTGTAGCTGACAATCTTCGTAAAGGAGCAGCAACAAATGCTATTCAAATTGCAGAATATTTAATAAATAAAAAATTAAATTAA
- a CDS encoding polyprenyl synthetase family protein, translating into MKIILEKIKIPIKEEIKKFEKQFVDTIKSNVSFIDKITHYIIHRKRKLIRPIFVFLIAKMLGNIRKKTYHTACLIELIHTATLVHDDVIDDSYIRRGSFSINAIWKNKIAVLVGDYLLSKSLLLATKNNYDDLLKIICQTIKNMSEGELLQIEKSKKLNITEKIYNKIIYHKTASLIAASCEGGARSVNADEQVVLKMRKFGIFTGIAFQIKDDLFDYEEKNNNLIGKPIGIDLKEKKLTLPLIYTIKKASKKDQKWILYSIKNYDNQKRHEIINYVKKYGGLEYATKKMIKFRNNALKILEIYPEGSIKKALKIMVNFIVERNQ; encoded by the coding sequence ATGAAAATAATTTTAGAAAAAATAAAAATTCCTATAAAAGAAGAAATAAAAAAGTTTGAAAAACAATTCGTTGATACTATAAAAAGTAATGTTTCTTTTATAGATAAAATAACTCATTACATTATTCACAGAAAAAGAAAACTTATTCGCCCTATATTTGTTTTTTTAATAGCTAAAATGTTGGGGAACATACGAAAAAAAACATATCATACTGCTTGTCTCATTGAATTAATACATACAGCAACACTTGTTCATGATGATGTTATAGATGATAGTTACATTCGTCGCGGTTCTTTTTCTATTAATGCAATATGGAAAAATAAAATAGCAGTATTAGTAGGAGATTATTTACTTTCTAAAAGTCTTTTATTAGCAACAAAAAATAATTATGATGATCTACTAAAAATTATTTGTCAGACTATTAAAAATATGAGTGAAGGAGAATTATTACAAATAGAAAAATCTAAAAAATTAAATATTACTGAAAAAATTTATAATAAAATTATTTATCATAAAACAGCAAGTTTGATTGCGGCTTCTTGTGAAGGTGGAGCACGTTCAGTTAATGCAGATGAACAAGTAGTATTAAAAATGAGAAAATTTGGTATTTTTACCGGTATTGCATTTCAAATTAAAGATGATTTATTTGATTATGAAGAAAAAAATAATAATTTAATAGGAAAACCTATAGGAATTGATTTAAAAGAAAAAAAATTAACACTTCCGCTTATTTATACTATTAAAAAAGCTTCTAAAAAAGATCAAAAATGGATATTATATTCTATAAAAAATTATGATAATCAAAAAAGACATGAAATAATTAATTATGTAAAAAAATATGGAGGATTAGAATATGCTACTAAGAAAATGATAAAATTCCGTAATAATGCATTAAAAATTTTAGAAATTTACCCAGAAGGATCAATTAAAAAAGCATTAAAAATAATGGTTAATTTTATTGTAGAAAGAAATCAATAA
- the queA gene encoding tRNA preQ1(34) S-adenosylmethionine ribosyltransferase-isomerase QueA: protein MRTSDFYFESPLNLLAKFPSQERDKSKLMVIHRKNKKIEHKLFKDLHQYFENGDTFILNNTKVFPARLFGNKEKTEAKIEVFLLRELDYKDRTWDVLVDPARKVRVGNKLNFGYGLTGEVIDNTTSRGRILQLHFDGTHEELIKKIKDIGKTPLPKYINRHPEKNDKERYQTIYAKKEGSVAAPTAGLHFSKHLLKKLEIKGINLVEITLHLGLGSFIPVEVEDISKHKMDSEKCFINEDSCKIINRSIEKKKRICAVGTSSMRAIESSVSSNKNLNPFSGWTNKFIFPPYNFSIANSMITNFHMPKSTLLMMIVAFTNFDLIMKAYEIAIRKKYRFYSYGDAMLIL, encoded by the coding sequence ATGAGAACTTCAGATTTTTATTTCGAATCTCCTTTGAATCTTCTTGCAAAATTTCCTTCTCAAGAAAGAGATAAGTCCAAATTAATGGTCATTCATAGAAAAAATAAAAAAATAGAACATAAATTATTTAAAGACTTACATCAATATTTTGAAAATGGAGATACTTTCATTCTTAATAATACTAAAGTTTTTCCTGCAAGACTATTTGGAAATAAAGAAAAAACAGAAGCAAAAATAGAAGTTTTTTTACTTCGAGAATTAGACTATAAAGATAGAACTTGGGATGTATTAGTTGATCCTGCAAGAAAAGTAAGAGTAGGAAACAAATTAAATTTTGGATACGGATTAACAGGTGAAGTTATAGATAATACTACTTCTAGAGGAAGAATACTACAACTTCATTTTGATGGGACACATGAGGAACTTATTAAAAAAATAAAAGATATAGGAAAAACTCCTTTACCTAAATATATTAACAGACATCCAGAAAAAAACGATAAAGAACGTTATCAAACTATATATGCAAAAAAAGAAGGATCTGTAGCAGCTCCAACAGCTGGATTACATTTTTCTAAACATTTATTAAAAAAATTAGAAATAAAAGGAATAAATTTAGTAGAAATAACTTTACATTTAGGATTAGGAAGTTTTATTCCAGTTGAAGTAGAAGATATATCAAAACATAAAATGGATTCAGAAAAATGTTTTATAAATGAAGATTCATGTAAAATAATAAATCGTTCTATAGAAAAAAAAAAACGTATTTGTGCTGTTGGTACTTCTTCTATGCGAGCAATAGAAAGTTCTGTTTCATCCAATAAAAATTTAAATCCTTTTTCTGGATGGACTAATAAATTTATTTTTCCTCCTTATAATTTTAGTATTGCTAATTCTATGATTACCAACTTTCATATGCCAAAATCAACATTACTTATGATGATAGTAGCTTTTACAAATTTTGATTTAATTATGAAAGCATATGAAATAGCAATAAGAAAAAAATATAGATTTTATTCTTATGGAGACGCTATGTTAATTTTATAA
- the gmk gene encoding guanylate kinase produces MKKGKMIILSGPSGSGKTTISHYILSKFKKLKFSISCTTRNIRNNEKHGKDYYFISMNDFIYKIKKHQFVEWEEVYPKLFYGTLKKEIEKIWESNQHVLFDVDVKGGLNLKKQYPNNSLSIFIMVNSINVLKKRLIIRNSENFFHKNQINMRLKKVKEENKYAKLFDFIILNINLFETKKKMIQLVSNFIYTK; encoded by the coding sequence ATGAAAAAAGGAAAAATGATCATTTTATCAGGTCCATCTGGATCTGGAAAAACTACTATTTCACATTATATACTTTCAAAATTTAAAAAATTAAAATTTTCTATATCGTGTACTACACGGAACATTCGAAATAACGAAAAACATGGAAAAGATTATTATTTTATTTCTATGAATGATTTTATTTATAAAATAAAAAAACATCAATTTGTAGAATGGGAAGAAGTTTATCCTAAATTATTTTATGGAACTCTAAAAAAAGAGATTGAAAAAATATGGGAATCTAATCAACATGTTTTATTTGATGTAGATGTAAAAGGAGGATTAAATTTAAAAAAACAATATCCTAATAATTCTTTATCCATATTTATAATGGTTAACTCTATAAATGTTTTAAAAAAAAGACTTATTATAAGAAATTCTGAAAATTTTTTTCATAAAAATCAAATTAATATGCGTTTAAAAAAAGTGAAAGAAGAAAATAAATACGCTAAATTATTTGATTTTATTATTTTAAATATTAATTTATTTGAAACAAAAAAAAAGATGATTCAATTAGTTTCTAATTTTATTTATACTAAATAA